The Platichthys flesus chromosome 10, fPlaFle2.1, whole genome shotgun sequence genome includes a window with the following:
- the LOC133962125 gene encoding protein YIPF7-like, which translates to MGDFEQYEQDFYQTGYYTDDQGQPVAYYNIYDPTSPDYYGAGEQASTPDALDPSMQQYTGQFYQPTVSSGTGGGAGTDSPEEEPPLLEELGISFDHIWQKTLTVLNPFKPADGSIMNETDLTGPVLFCITLGVFLMMAGKVHFGYIYGLSATACMGVYILLSLMSTVAVSHGCVASVLGYCLLPIVALSAFAVFYSLQGMLGTVLALLVICWSSFSASKIFISTLGMEGQQMLVAYPCALLYGLFILLAVF; encoded by the exons ATGGGAGACTTCGAGCAGTATGAGCAGGACTTCTACCAGACAGGATATTACACAGATGACCAGGGTCAACCTGTGGCCTATTACAATATCTACGATCCCACAAGCCCTGATTACTATGGCGC TGGGGAACAGGCTTCCACGCCAGATGCTCTTGATCCGTCCATGCAGCAGTACACTGGACAGTTCTACCAACCTACAGTGTCTTCTGGTACTGGTGGAGGCGCAGGGACAGATTCTCCTGAGGAGGAACCACCTCTTCTCGAAG AGCTTGGCATCAGTTTTGATCACATCTGGCAGAAGACGCTGACAGTGCTGAACCCCTTCAAGCCTGCAGATGGCAGCATAATGAATGAGACTGATCTGACCGGTCCCGTCCTCTTCTGCATCACACTGGGGGTCTTTTTAATGATG GCAGGTAAAGTCCACTTTGGTTATATATACGGGCTCAGTGCCACAGCCTGTATGGGGGTGTACATTCTGCTGAGTCTGATGAGTACTGTGGCAGTGTCTCATGGTTGTGTGGCCAGTGTCCTGGGCTACTGCCTCCTGCCCATTGTGGCCCTCTCTGCATTTGCTGTCTTCTACTCTTTGCA AGGAATGCTGGGTACAGTTCTGGCCTTGTTAGTGATTTGTTGGTCTAGTTTCTCGGCCTCCAAGATCTTCATCTCCACCCTCGGTATGGAGGGCCAGCAGATGCTGGTTGCCTACCCATGTGCCCTGCTCTACGGACTCTTTATACTGCTCGCCGTATTTTGA
- the LOC133962369 gene encoding retinol dehydrogenase 14-like, whose amino-acid sequence MAEERMMSGKTVVVTGANSGIGKATAAAIVKLRGRVIMACRDLGSAEEAAREIREQTGADRAQLVLKQLDLASLTSVHTFCQDMMKEEPRLDVLINNAGVYQCPYTRTEDGFEMQFGVNHLGHFLLTHLLLDLLKRSAPSRIVVVSSKLYKHGHINFEDLNSEHSYDKAFAYSRSKLANLLFTCELAHRLEGSGVTVNALTPGLVRTNLGRHVHVPVLAQPMFNLLSWGLFKSPEEGARTSVFLACSPDAGGVQGKCFADCRPQVLLDKATDREVASKLWDISEVMVGITT is encoded by the exons ATGGCTGAGGAGAGAATGATGAGCGGGAAGACGGTGGTGGTGACCGGGGCTAACAGCGGGATAGGAAAGGCCACGGCGGCCGCCATCGTGAAGCTCCGGGGCCGCGTGATCATGGCCTGCCGGGACCTGGGCAGCGCGGAGGAGGCGGCCCGGGAGATCCGAGAGCAGACCGGGGCCGATCGGGCCCAGCTGGTCCTCAAACAGCTGGACCTGGCCTCCCTCACATCTGTACACACGTTCTGTCAGGACATGATGAAG GAGGAGCCTCGGCTGGACGTGCTCATCAACAACGCTGGAGTCTACCAGTGTCCTTACACCCGAACCGAGGACGGCTTCGAGATGCAGTTTGGGGTCAACCACCTGGGCCACTTCCTGCTCACGCACCTGCTGCTGGACCTCCTGAAGCGATCTGCTCCCAGCCGCATCGTGGTGGTGTCCTCCAAACTCTACAAGCACGGTCACATCAACTTTGAGGACTTGAACAGCGAGCACAGCTACGACAAGGCCTTCGCCTACAGTCGGAGCAAACTGGCCAACCTGCTGTTCACCTGTGAGCTGGCCCATCGACTGGAGGGCAGTGGTGTGACGGTGAACGCCCTGACTCCAGGCTTAGTGAGGACTAATCTGGGGAGGCACGTTCATGTCCCGGTGTTAGCTCAGCCCATGTTCAACCTGCTCTCCTGGGGCTTGTTTAAGAGCCCTGAAGAAGGAGCTCGGACTTCAGTGTTCTTGGCCTGCAGCCCAGACGCAGGCGGTGTGCAGGGAAAGTGCTTCGCAGATTGTCGGCCTCAGGTTCTGCTGGACAAGGCCACAGACCGGGAAGTCGCCAGTAAGCTGTGGGACATTAGTGAAGTCATGGTGGGCATAACCACATGA